Proteins encoded within one genomic window of Thermosipho affectus:
- a CDS encoding redox-sensing transcriptional repressor Rex, which yields MSKKDKWPIYVPKPTFERLKKYYAYLMQIDEDYISSDELAKKFNIKPEQVRKDFTYLDITGKPKKGYHIPLLVEELGKLFGTRVLENLIIVGAGNLGSALAKYMGFEKMGVKVVAIFDNDPKKIGSFVGELSVLPLSFLERVIKRFKVRIGIICVPEESAQEVANLLIKKGIKAIWNFSPVPLKVPETIIVENQDITSGILTIKHILAKK from the coding sequence ATGTCAAAAAAGGATAAATGGCCCATATATGTGCCTAAACCCACTTTTGAAAGACTAAAAAAGTACTATGCGTATTTGATGCAAATCGATGAAGATTATATATCATCTGATGAGCTTGCAAAGAAATTTAACATAAAACCAGAGCAAGTGAGAAAAGATTTTACGTATCTTGATATTACGGGAAAACCCAAAAAAGGCTATCATATCCCTCTACTTGTAGAAGAACTTGGTAAGTTGTTTGGGACAAGGGTCTTAGAAAATTTAATAATAGTTGGTGCAGGAAACCTGGGAAGTGCTCTTGCAAAATATATGGGCTTTGAAAAGATGGGAGTAAAAGTTGTAGCAATATTTGATAATGACCCAAAAAAAATAGGAAGTTTTGTGGGAGAACTTTCTGTTCTCCCCTTGTCTTTCCTTGAGAGGGTTATAAAAAGATTTAAAGTAAGGATAGGTATTATCTGTGTTCCAGAAGAAAGCGCTCAAGAGGTAGCAAATTTACTAATAAAAAAAGGGATAAAGGCAATCTGGAATTTTTCGCCTGTCCCACTAAAAGTGCCAGAGACTATAATAGTAGAAAATCAAGATATTACTTCTGGAATACTTACTATAAAACATATTTTGGCAAAAAAGTGA
- a CDS encoding [FeFe] hydrogenase, group A: MKIIVNGKETIINDNARNLLEALRDVGIEIPNLCYLSETSIYGACRMCIVEVDGQLMTSCSIKPYEGMNVKTHTPEIYEMRRGILELLFASHNRDCTTCERNGNCKLQKYAEEFGIRKVRFDKLDKSNIIDYSSIIIRDNSKCILCGDCVRVCDEVQSIGAIDFAFRGFEAQVMPAFGEELANTNCVLCGQCVAHCPTGALTFRNDIQKVYKAMEEGKYIIGMMAPAVRASIQEELGLENDVVTAGRIVNFLKSIGFNKVFDVAFAADLVAYEEAHEFKERLEKGEKLPQFTSCCPGWVKFAEHNYPEFLENLSSVKSPQQALGSIIKRYYAKEIGIDPEDIYLVSIMPCTAKKFEAEREELSGEVDVVITTKELSQIIRSSGFNLKDIPPVPFDRPYGLSSQSGLSFGKTGGVFSSVLNVLEDELEVESVKTEELEKGIRITTVKTKNGKSITGVVVFGLGNTRKVIDKIKEGNLKVDIVEVMACDFGCIGGGGQPYPNDTRVRTKRSKILSEVVGIDVLISPTENYHMLSLYEKYLKEPLSHIAHEVLHTTYKNRKRINNGDIEILPLPIEKEKKTTVKVCLGTSCYSKGSYEILSELIKLANEEEWAKDLEIKGTFCLENCGKSPNVVVNDKIVSEANIEKIKEVLKEDVKKG; this comes from the coding sequence GTGAAGATAATAGTTAATGGTAAAGAAACCATTATTAATGATAACGCTAGAAATCTTTTAGAAGCTTTGAGAGATGTTGGTATTGAAATTCCAAATCTTTGTTATCTTTCTGAAACGTCCATATATGGTGCTTGTAGAATGTGTATAGTTGAGGTAGATGGGCAATTAATGACTTCGTGTTCTATTAAGCCATACGAAGGTATGAATGTAAAAACACATACACCTGAGATTTATGAAATGAGGAGAGGAATTTTAGAATTACTATTTGCATCACACAACAGAGATTGTACAACGTGTGAGAGAAATGGAAATTGTAAACTGCAAAAGTATGCAGAGGAGTTTGGAATTAGGAAAGTAAGATTTGACAAATTAGATAAATCTAATATTATAGATTATTCTTCTATAATAATCAGAGATAATTCAAAGTGTATCCTATGTGGAGATTGCGTAAGAGTTTGTGATGAAGTTCAATCAATTGGGGCTATAGATTTTGCATTTAGGGGTTTTGAGGCACAAGTTATGCCAGCATTTGGCGAAGAACTTGCAAATACAAATTGTGTCCTTTGTGGACAATGTGTTGCTCACTGTCCAACTGGTGCATTAACATTTAGAAATGACATACAAAAAGTTTACAAGGCCATGGAAGAGGGAAAATACATAATTGGAATGATGGCACCGGCTGTCAGGGCATCTATTCAAGAGGAGTTAGGACTTGAGAATGATGTAGTAACAGCAGGAAGAATAGTAAATTTCTTAAAGTCTATAGGTTTTAATAAAGTATTTGATGTGGCCTTTGCAGCGGATTTGGTGGCTTACGAGGAAGCACATGAATTTAAAGAAAGGCTAGAAAAAGGTGAGAAATTACCTCAATTTACATCTTGTTGTCCGGGATGGGTAAAGTTTGCCGAACACAATTACCCGGAATTTTTGGAAAATTTATCTTCTGTTAAGTCTCCGCAACAAGCTTTGGGAAGCATAATAAAGAGATATTATGCAAAAGAAATAGGAATAGATCCAGAAGATATATACCTCGTTTCGATAATGCCTTGTACTGCCAAGAAATTTGAAGCAGAAAGAGAAGAACTTTCTGGTGAAGTAGATGTTGTAATTACAACTAAGGAATTGTCACAAATCATTAGATCCAGTGGTTTTAATTTAAAAGACATACCACCTGTTCCATTTGATAGACCATATGGTCTTTCATCTCAATCAGGGCTTAGCTTTGGAAAAACTGGTGGAGTGTTTTCAAGTGTACTAAATGTTTTGGAAGATGAACTTGAAGTTGAGAGTGTTAAAACAGAGGAATTAGAAAAAGGAATAAGGATTACAACAGTAAAGACAAAGAATGGAAAGAGTATAACTGGAGTTGTGGTTTTTGGACTTGGAAACACAAGGAAGGTTATAGATAAAATAAAAGAAGGAAATTTAAAAGTGGATATAGTTGAGGTTATGGCATGTGATTTTGGATGTATTGGTGGAGGAGGACAACCATATCCAAATGATACAAGGGTAAGGACAAAACGCTCAAAAATATTAAGTGAAGTAGTAGGTATTGATGTTTTAATATCACCGACTGAAAATTATCACATGTTGTCGCTATACGAAAAATATTTAAAAGAACCACTTAGTCATATAGCACATGAAGTGTTGCATACAACCTATAAAAATAGAAAAAGGATTAACAATGGTGATATAGAAATTCTCCCATTACCAATTGAAAAAGAAAAGAAAACAACGGTAAAGGTGTGTTTGGGAACATCTTGTTATTCAAAAGGTTCATATGAAATTCTTTCAGAACTTATTAAACTGGCAAATGAAGAAGAATGGGCTAAAGACTTGGAGATAAAGGGCACATTTTGTTTGGAAAATTGTGGAAAGTCTCCAAATGTAGTTGTGAATGATAAAATAGTATCTGAGGCAAACATCGAAAAAATAAAAGAGGTGTTAAAGGAGGATGTCAAAAAAGGATAA
- a CDS encoding NADH-ubiquinone oxidoreductase-F iron-sulfur binding region domain-containing protein, which produces MFKNITEALEYIEKQQELREKKLKEQKIYVCVGTGCTASGSRKVYKRFVEVLKEKGLNVKVETMDDDSDHPVVKKTGCCGLCSLGPLVKFTPSGITYHHVRVEDVEEIVEKTIKRGEIIERLLLTDSVTGKKVKRLEDATFFKNQTFYVMEGIGTSECEKIEDYMGRGGYKSLIKVISSMDRKEVIKTIKDSGLRGRGGGGFPTGLKWEFAYNAKGDKKFVVCNADEGDPGAFMNRTLLERDPHSVLEGMIIAAYTIGAQKGYAYIRAEYPIAVEMFNKAIKDAKSLGLLGENILGTGFSFDVEVKEGAGAFVCGEETALLASIEGKRGVPRPRPPFPAQRGLFGYPTLINNVETYANVPKIIRDGVEKYRRNGVEKSPGTKMFSVTGPLKLTGIIEIQFGTTIRYILENICGGTTDGKKLKAIQIGGPSGACLPEKYFDLPLDYDTLKSVDAMVGSGGIVAITEDSCMVEVARFFLDFTKRESCGKCVPCREGTMQAYSILEKFTQGKATEEDLRNLEDLSQIIKKASLCGLGKTAPNPILSTLKHFRDEYVEHINGKCPSGTCTALRKYVINPDLCKSCSLCARACPQNAISGERGKPYVIDQEKCIKCGICFEKCKFNAIELV; this is translated from the coding sequence ATGTTTAAAAATATTACAGAAGCACTTGAATACATAGAAAAACAACAAGAGTTAAGAGAAAAAAAGTTAAAAGAACAGAAGATTTATGTATGTGTAGGTACAGGTTGTACTGCGAGTGGTTCAAGAAAAGTATATAAAAGATTTGTTGAGGTTTTAAAGGAAAAAGGATTGAATGTAAAAGTTGAAACAATGGATGATGATTCTGATCATCCGGTAGTCAAAAAAACAGGATGTTGTGGACTTTGTTCTCTTGGTCCTCTTGTGAAATTTACCCCAAGCGGGATAACATATCATCATGTAAGAGTTGAAGATGTAGAAGAGATAGTGGAAAAAACCATTAAAAGAGGAGAAATAATTGAAAGGTTATTGCTTACAGATTCTGTAACCGGTAAAAAGGTTAAAAGATTGGAAGATGCGACTTTCTTTAAAAATCAGACTTTTTACGTCATGGAAGGAATTGGAACAAGTGAGTGTGAAAAGATAGAGGATTACATGGGGCGTGGAGGTTATAAATCGTTGATTAAGGTAATTTCTTCTATGGATAGAAAAGAGGTTATAAAGACCATAAAGGATTCGGGATTGCGTGGTAGAGGCGGAGGAGGGTTTCCAACAGGACTAAAGTGGGAATTTGCATATAATGCAAAGGGAGATAAAAAGTTTGTAGTGTGTAACGCCGATGAAGGGGATCCAGGTGCGTTTATGAACAGGACGTTACTTGAAAGAGATCCACATTCAGTTCTTGAGGGAATGATTATAGCTGCATATACAATTGGAGCACAAAAAGGATACGCGTATATACGTGCGGAATATCCAATAGCAGTTGAAATGTTTAATAAAGCTATAAAAGATGCAAAATCTTTGGGACTCCTTGGTGAAAATATTCTTGGAACAGGTTTTTCATTTGATGTGGAAGTAAAAGAAGGTGCAGGTGCATTCGTTTGTGGTGAAGAAACGGCACTTCTTGCATCAATTGAGGGGAAAAGAGGAGTTCCAAGACCCAGACCTCCATTTCCTGCTCAAAGAGGACTTTTTGGTTATCCAACGTTGATTAATAATGTAGAAACATATGCAAATGTTCCAAAGATAATAAGAGACGGTGTCGAAAAATATAGAAGAAATGGAGTGGAAAAATCTCCAGGTACTAAAATGTTTTCTGTAACAGGACCTTTGAAACTTACTGGGATAATTGAAATACAATTTGGAACTACAATTAGGTATATTCTTGAGAATATATGTGGTGGTACAACAGATGGGAAAAAACTCAAAGCAATACAAATTGGTGGGCCATCTGGAGCATGTCTGCCTGAAAAATACTTTGATTTACCATTAGATTACGATACTTTGAAATCGGTTGATGCGATGGTAGGTTCAGGTGGAATTGTTGCTATTACGGAAGATAGTTGTATGGTGGAAGTTGCAAGATTTTTCCTTGATTTTACAAAGAGGGAGTCATGCGGAAAGTGTGTACCATGTAGAGAAGGTACAATGCAAGCATATAGCATATTGGAAAAATTTACACAAGGTAAGGCAACGGAGGAAGATTTGAGAAATCTAGAAGATCTATCTCAAATAATCAAAAAAGCGTCATTATGTGGTCTTGGGAAAACCGCTCCAAATCCGATTCTTAGCACTTTAAAGCACTTTAGAGATGAATATGTTGAACATATAAACGGAAAATGTCCAAGTGGCACATGTACAGCCTTAAGGAAGTATGTCATAAACCCGGATTTGTGTAAAAGTTGTAGCCTTTGTGCAAGGGCATGTCCACAAAATGCTATTAGCGGGGAAAGAGGAAAACCATATGTAATAGACCAGGAAAAATGTATTAAATGTGGCATTTGTTTTGAAAAGTGTAAATTTAACGCTATAGAATTGGTATAA
- the nuoE gene encoding NADH-quinone oxidoreductase subunit NuoE, which translates to MERTFEKVEEILKKHNYEKKNLIKILLDVQKEYRHIPKEIVNYLSVALEIPPAKIFGVATFYAQFSLKPKGEYTILICDGTACHMEGSMKLVKAIEEEIGIKPGEVTQDLKFSLDKVGCLGACALAPAMVINGEVYGKLTPEKTKEILRKIKEGDDR; encoded by the coding sequence GTGGAGAGGACCTTTGAGAAGGTTGAAGAAATTTTAAAAAAACATAACTACGAGAAAAAGAATTTGATAAAAATATTGCTCGATGTACAGAAAGAATACAGACATATACCAAAGGAAATAGTAAATTATTTGTCAGTCGCACTTGAGATACCACCTGCAAAAATATTTGGCGTTGCTACGTTTTATGCACAATTTTCTCTTAAGCCTAAAGGAGAATACACAATTTTGATTTGTGATGGTACAGCGTGTCATATGGAAGGATCTATGAAACTTGTTAAAGCAATTGAAGAGGAAATTGGTATTAAACCTGGAGAAGTAACTCAAGATTTGAAGTTTAGTCTTGATAAGGTGGGGTGTTTAGGGGCATGTGCGCTTGCACCTGCTATGGTCATAAACGGTGAAGTATATGGAAAACTCACTCCTGAAAAAACTAAGGAAATCTTAAGAAAAATTAAAGAAGGAGATGATAGATAA